TCGCGGCGCGGGCGATCGTCACGGTCGCTGCGCTCGCGGCGCGGGCGGTCCTCACGGTCCCGACGCGGCCGATCGTCGCGGTCGCGGCTGAAGCGCTCGCGCGGGGCCTCTTCCGGCATGCCCTCGGGCCGCTCGAGCAACGACTTCATGCTGAGCTTGATGCGGCCCTTCTCGTCGGTCTCGAGCACCTTGACCTGCACGACCTGGCCTTCCTTCAGGAAGTCCTCGACCTTTTCGACACGCTGGTGCGCGATCTGGCTGATGTGCAGCAGGCCGTCCTTGCCGGGGAGGATGTTCACGAGCGCGCCGAAGTCCAGGATCTTGGTGACCGGGCCTTCGTAGACCTTGCCGATCTCGGCCTCGGCCGTGATCTCGGCGATGCGCTTCTTGGCGTACTCGGCCTTCTCGGCCTCGGTGCTGGCGATGGTGATGGTGCCGTCCTCGCCGATGTCGATGGTGCAGCCCGTCTCCTCGGTCAGCGCGCGGATGGTGGCACCACCCTTGCCGATGACGTCGCGGATCTTCTCCGGGTTGATCTTCATCGTGTACAGGCGCGGGGCGAACTTGCTCACCTCTTCCTTGGCGCCGCCCACGGCCTCGACCATCTTGGAGAGGATGTGCAGGCGCGCTTCCTTGGCCTGCGCCAGCGCCACCTGCATGATCTCCTTGGTGATGCCCTGGATCTTGATGTCCATCTGCAGGGCCGTGATGCCGCCGTTGGTGCCGGCCACCTTGAAGTCCATGTCGCCCAGATGATCTTCGTCACCCAGGATGTCGGTCAGCACCGCAAAGCGGTTGCCTTCCTTGATCAGGCCCATGGCGATGCCGGCCACGTGCGCCTTCAGGGGCACACCGGCGTCCATCAGGCTCAGGCAGCCGCCGCAGACGCTGGCCATCGAGCTCGAGCCGTTGGACTCGGTGATCTCGCTGACCACGCGCAGGGTGTACGGGAACTCTTCCTTGCTCGGCAGCACCGCCACCAGCGCGCGCTTGGCCAGACGGCCGTGGCCGATCTCGCGGCGCTTCGGCGAACCCACGCGCCCGGTCTCGCCGGTGGCGAACGGGGGCATGTTGTAGTGCAGCATGAAGCGGTCTTCGAAGTCGCCCGCCAGCGCGTCGATGCGCTGCGCATCGCGCTCGGTGCCCAGCGTGGCGGCGACGAGCGCCTGCGTCTCGCCGCGCGTGAACAGCGCCGAGCCGTGGGTGCGCGGCAGCACCGAGGTACGGATCTCGATCTGGCGCACCGTGCGCGTGTCGCGGCCGTCGATGCGCGGCTCGCCGGCCAGGATCTGGCCGCGCACGATGGCGCTCTCGATGTTGAACAGCAGGCCCTCGACCTCGACCTTGTCGAACTCGATGCCCTCGGCCTTGAGCGCCGCGAAGACGTTGCTCGTGACCTCGCGGCAGGCCTGCGTGCGGGCCTGCTTGCTGCGGATCTGGTAGGCCGCGCGCAGCGGGCCCTCGGCCAGCTCGCTGACCTTGGCGATGAAGGGCTCGTTCTTGGCCGGGGCCTGCCACTGCCACTCGGGCTTGCCGGCGTCGCGCACCAGCTCGTTGATGGCGTTGATGGCGATCTTGCCCTGGTCGTGGCCAAAGACCACGGCGCCGAGCATCACTTCCTCGCTCAGCTGGTCGGCTTCCGACTCCACCATCAGCACGGCGGCCTCGGTGCCGGCGACGACGAGATCCATCTTGCTGTCGGCCAGTTGCGTCTGGCCGGGGTTCAGCACGTACTCGCCGTTGATGTAGCCCACGCGCGCGGCGCCGATGGGGCCGTTGAACGGGATGCCGCTGATCGCCAGCGCGGCACTGGTGCCGATCATGGCGGCGATGTCGGCCTGCACCTCGGGGTTGAGGCTCAGCACGTGCACGACGACCTGCACCTCGTTGAAGAAGCCGTCCGGGAACAGCGGGCGAATCGGGCGGTCGATCAGGCGGCTGGTCAGCGTCTCCAGCTCACTCGGGCGGCCTTCGCGCTTGAAGAAGCTGCCGGGGATCTTGCCGGCGGCGTAGGTCTTCTCGATGTAGTCGACGGTGAGCGGGAAGAAGTCCTGCCCGGCTTTGGCCTCGGACTTGGCGACGACGGTGGCCAGCACCACGGTGTCGTCCATGCTGACGAGCACGGCACCCGTGCTCTGGCGGGCGATCTCGCCGGTTTCCAGCGTGACGGTGTGCTGGCCCCACTGGAACGTCTTGGTGACCTTGTTGAACAGGCTCATGCGATGTCTTCCTGGTTAGGAGGTGGGCAGCGCAATGCCATTCCAGTGAGACCCCTCGTGGAGATGCCGTTGGAATGACACAGCTCTTGCGGCCCTGGGTTGGGTAAACGGTGACAGGGGGCGCCGAACCATCGGCAGCCCCCGTGGGAACTCTTACTTGCGCAGGCCGAGCTTGGCGATCAGCGCGGTGTAGCGGTCGGCGTCCTTGTCCTTCAGGTAGGACAGCAGGCGCTTGCGCTGGTTGACCATCTTCAGCAGGCCGCGGCGGCCATGGTGGTCCTTCAGGTGCTGCTTGAAGTGCGGCGTGAGCTCGTTGATGCGCGCGGTAAGCAGCGCGACCTGCACTTCGGGGCTGCCGGTATCGGAAGCGCCACGGGCGTGGACCTTGACGATGTCGGCGGTGGCGGTGGTGGTCAGGGGCATGTCGATTTCCTGTGTGGTGGCCGTGCTGGCTGGAAACCGCCCCAGGGGCGTGCCAGGCCGGCTCGCCACCGAGAGAGGTTTCCGTGGGTCTACTTGCGAACGCCAGTGAAACCGACCGGCGCCGTGCGCTTCCCGGCCGTGAGCCGGAAAGCCGTCGATTATGGCACGAGGGCTGCCTGAAGACGCGCCAGTCCGTCGTCCAGCCGGTCCGGGTCGCGAGAGGCGAAGCACCAGCGCAGCCAGCCTTCGCCTTCCGGTCCGAAGGCGGCGCCGGGGGCCAGGCCCAGGCCGTGGGCGGTCACCAGGTGCCGTGCCAGGGCCAGCGAATCGCCGGCCAGCGGGTGGCCTTCGGCGCGGAAGAAGGCGTACAGCCCGCCCGGTGCCGCGGCCACCCGCACGCCCGGCAGCACCTGCAGGCCGCCGACGAGCCGGTCGCGGCACAGCCGCAGGTGGGCCACGACGCGGGGCACCAGCGTGTGGGCCATCGCCAGCGCCGCCAGGCCGCCGCGCTGCACGAACACCGGCGCGCAAGAACTGTTGAACTCCAGCAGCCGCCCCATGGCCGGCATCGCCGCCTCGGGCAGCACCAGCCAGCCCAGGCGCCAGCCCGTCATCAGGAAGCTCTTGCTGAAACTGTGCACCACCACCACGCGGTCGTCGGGCCCGGCCAGGTCGAGGAAGCTCGGCGCGGCGCCACCGGCCGGCACGTCGAAGACCAGCCGCTCGTAGACCTCGTCGGCCACGATCCAGGTGCCGGTGCGCCGGCAGTGCTCGATCATCGCCTGCTGCTCGGCCGCACCGAGCGTCCACCCGGTCGGGTTGTTGGGCGCGTTCACCAGCAGCACGCGCGTGGCCGGCGTCACGCGCGCCAGCAGCGCGGGCAGGTCCAGCCGCCAGGCACCCTGGTCGTCGGGCGCCAGCGCCACGCGGGTGACCCGGGCACCCAGGATCGCCGGCTGCGCGGTGAGGTTGGGCCACACGGGCACCACGGCCACGACTTCGTCACCCGCGCCCAGCAGCATCTGCATGGCCAGCATCAGCGCGTTCACACCGGCCGAGGTGACGGCGATGCGCGAGGCCGCCACCGGCCGGTGCAACGCCGTGGCGTAGGCGGCGATGGCCTCGCGAAGCTCGGGCAGCCCGAGGTTGTGCGAGTAGAAGGTCTCGCCCCGCGCCAGCGACTCGGCCGCCGCTGCGCGGATGGGCTCGGGCGTGACCTCGTCGCTCTCGCCGAACCAGAAAGGCAGCACGTCGGTCCGGCCCAGGCCGGCGTTGGCCACCTCACGGATCAGGCTGGCGGGCAGTTGCTCGATGGCAGCGCGGATCATGCGGGCTCGTTTCTTGAGGGCCGTCAGCTTGTCAGTCGGGCCGCGGCATGCGGCAGGCGTTCGGCTGCGCCACGGCCTCGGCCTCGAAGCGGCGCAAGGTCCGCAAAGCCGAAGTCCGAGCCCTCGACCTCGAACGGCACGCCGGGCGAGCCAGCCCGCTCCATCACGCTGACCACCAGCGGCTGCTGCAGTTGGTGATCGGCGGCGCGCATGCGCCGGGTGCCAGGCGCGGTGAGGCACAGGCGCTGCACGCGGCGGTCGGCCAGCAGCGTCTCGACCCGCGCGGCCAGCCGCAGGTCGGCGGTGGCGTCGAAGCGGAAGTGCCAGAAGCTGCAGCGCTCGTCGGTGAGCGCCGGGTCCACGGCCGAGTGGTTCAGTAACGGCACGCGCCGCTGGAGGCTGCGCTCGTTGTGCTTGTCGATGGCATCCGACAGCACCGCGGCGGGGGCCGAGCTGTTGCCCTGCAGCACGACGCCGGCACCGTCGTCGAGCGCGGCGCGCAGTGCCAAAGGCAGCAGGGCCGCCCCGGCGAACAGGCTGCGTCGGGTTTGATGCACGTCAGAACGGAAGGTCTTGAAAACGCGGCGGCCGGCAGTCACCTGCGGGCCATGGATGCCGTGACCCGTGCCTGCAGGCCGGCCCGGCGATGTGTCTGCCACGCCATTCTAGGAGGCCCCATGTTCATCGTTCCCAGCTCCCGCGACACCCGTCACCTCTCCCGGCTCTTCGACGACGCCTTCGACCGCTTTTTCGGGCAGGTCGCCATGCCTGCGCCCGAGGGCATGGCCTCGCGCAGTCCCGCGCTCGACGTCGCCGAGAGCGACCGCGGCTACACCGTGAAGCTCGAAATGCCCGGCGTTGCCCGCGAAGACGTCAAGGTCTCGATCGACGGCCGCCAGGTCACTGTCCAGGCGCAGAACCCGCAACAGGAGGCGCGCAAGGACGGCGAGCGCGTGGTTTATCGCGAGCGCTCGGTGCCGAGTTACGCGCGCACCTTTGCGCTGCCGGTGGAGATCGACCAGGCCGAGGCCGGTGCAAAACTCGAGCACGGCGTGCTGACGCTGTACTGCCCCAAGCGCGGCGCGCGCCATGGGGCGGAGATCACGGTGTCGTGATCGACAGTTCGGCCAGCGGCCAGCGCGGCCGCACGTCGAAGGCGCCGTCGGTCTGCAGCAGGGCCAGGCCGTGCTGCAGCCGCAGCGCCGCGGCCAGCGCGATCATCGCGCCGTTGTCGGTGCACAAGGCCAGCGGCGGGTAGTGCACGGCGGCCCCGCGGCGCGCCACCGCGGTGTCGAGCCGCTGGCGCAGGCGGCGGTTGGCGCCCACGCCACCAGCCACCACCAGCGTGGTGGCGCCGGTGGTCTCGAGCGCGCGCAGCGACTTGGCCACCAACACGTCGACGATGGCCTCCTGGGTGGCCGCGGCCAGGTCCGCGAGGGCCTGGCCGCCGGGCTCGGCACCGAGCTTGCGGTGCTGCGTGAGCACGGCGGTCTTGAGGCCGGCGAAGGAGAAGTCCAGGTCGCCGCTGTGCAGCAAGGGACGCGGCAGCTTGAACGCGGCTGCGTCGCCCTGTTCGGCCAGCCGTGCCAGCGCCGGCCCGCCCGGGTAGCCCAGGCCCAGGAGCTTGGCGCTCTTGTCGAAGGCCTCGCCGGCGGCGTCGTCGATGGTCTCGCCCAGCAGCCCGTAGCGGCCCACGCCGGCCACGTGCATCAGCTGCGTGTGCCCGCCCGACACCAGCAGCGCCACGAACGGGAAGGCCGGTGCCGGCGAGGCCAGGAACGGCGACAGCAGGTGCCCCTCGAGGTGGTGCACGCCCAGCGCCGGCCGGCCCAGCGCCGTGGCCAGCGCCACCGCCACGCCCGCGCCCACCAGCAGCGCCCCGGCCAGGCCAGGGCCGCGGGTGTAGGCCACGAGGCCGATGTCAGAGCGCGCGGCGCCCGCATCGGCCAGCACGCGCTCCAGCAGCGGCAGCACGCGGCGGATGTGGTCGCGCGAGGCCAGCTCGGGCACGACGCCGCCATAGTCGGCGTGCATGGCCGCCTGCGTGTGCAGCGCCTCGGCCAGCAGGCGCGGCGGCTGGCCCGGCCCGGCCGGGGTCTCGACCAGCGCCACGCCGGTCTCGTCGCACGACGACTCGATGCCGAGCACCTTCATCGCCGGTTCGAGCCGCGCAGGGCCGGCGCGCGGCTTGCCAAGATCTGCCCGTGCACCGCCACGCTGCGCTCAGTGCTTCTCGCGGGCGTGGTTGATCGTGTACCTGGGGATCTCGATCGTCACGTCGCGTTGGGACAGGATCGCCTGGCAGCTCAGTCGCGAGGTCGGCGTCAGTCCCCAGGCGCGGTCGAGCAGGTCCTCCTCCGACTCGTCCATCTCGCCCAGCGAGTCGAAGCCCTCCTTCACGATGACGTGGCAGGTGGTGCAGGCGCAGCTCATCTCGCAGGCGTGCTCGATCTCGACGCCATGCTCCAGCATGGCCTCGCACAGCGAGGTGCCGGCGGGAGCCTCGATGGTGGTGCCCTGGGGCGCCAGCTCGGGGTGGGGAAGGATGCGGATGACGGGCATGGGGGCCTTCGGTCGGGGCCTTCAGATCTGGTCGAGCGAGCGGCCGGCCAGCGCGCGCCGGATGCCCTCGTTCATGCGTGCGGCGGCGAAGCCCTCGGTGCCCTCGGCCAGGGCCTCGACGGCGGCGTCGATGGCGTCGGCATCGGCGCCGCGCGCCTGCGCCTGGGCGGCCTGCAGCAGCGACTCGATGGCCTGGCGCTCGGCGGCGTCGAGCAGCGCAGCGTCGGCGACCAGCGCCGCGCGCGTGGCCAGCACCATGCGCTCCGCCTCCACCCGCGCCTCGCGCAGCTTGCGCGCCGCCATGTCGTCCTCGGCATGCGAGAAGCCGTCGCGCAGCATCTGCGCGATCTGCTCGTCGGCCAGGCCGTAGCTGGGCTTGACGGCCACCGAGGCCTCGACGCCCGAGCCCAGTTCGCGCGCCGACACGCTCAGCAGCCCGTCGGCGTCGACCTGGAAGGTGACGCGGATGCGCGCCGCGCCGGCGGCCATCGGCGGGATGCCGCGCAGCTCGAAGCGCGCCAGGCTGCGGCAGTCGGCCACCAGTTCACGCTCGCCCTGCACGACGTGGATGGCCATCGCCGTCAGGCCGTCCTTGAACGTGGTGAAGTCCTGCGCCTTGGCCACGGGGATGGTGCTGTTGCGCTCGATCACGCGCTCGACCAGCCCGCCCATGGTCTCCAGGCCCAGGCTGAGCGCGATCACGTCCAGCAGCAGCAGCTCGCCATCCCGGGCGTTGCCGGCCAGCGCATTGGCCTGGATCGCGGCGCCGAGGGCCACGACCTCGTCGGGGTTCACGTCGGTCAGCACCGGGCGGCCGAACTGCGCGCTCACGCGCTCGCGCACCAGCGGCATGCGCGTGCTGCCGCCCACCATGACCACGCCCTGCACCTCGTCGGCCGCCACGCGGGCATCGCGCAGCACCTTGCGCACGGCAGTCAGCGTGCGCTCCACGAGCGGCGCGGCGACGGCGTCGAGCTGCGCGCGGGACACGGCCACGCGGGCGTCGCGGCCGGCCACCCGGGCCTGCCACTCGGCGCACGCGGCCGTGCTCAGCGCCTCCTTGGTGGCGCGCGCGGCGATCAGCGCGTTGCGGCGGTCCTGCGCGCCCAGCGTCGCGGCGTCGACGTCGGCCTGGGTCAGCGCCCAGTCGGCCAGTGTGTGGTCGATGTCGTCGCCGCCCAGGGCCGCATCGCCGCCGGTGGCCACAACCTCGAACACGCCGCGCGTCAGGCGCAGCAGGCTGATGTCGAAGGTGCCGCCGCCCAGGTCGTAGACGGCATACAGGCCCTCGCTGCCGTGGTCCAGGCCGTAGGCCACGGCAGCCGCCGTGGGCTCGCTGATCAGGCGCAGCACGTTCAAGCCGGCCAGCTCCGCCGCGTCCTTCGTGGCCTGACGCTGCGCGTCGTCGAAATAGGCGGGCACGGTGATGACGGCGCCGTGCAGTTCACTGTCGAAGCTGTCTTCGGCGCGCTGGCGGAGCGTGGCGAGGATCTCGGCCGACAGCTCCACCGGCGTCTTCGAGCCCGCGCGCGTGGCCACGGCCACCATGCCGGGCTGGTCGACCAGCGCGTAGGGCAGGCGGTCAGGAGTGGTCACGTCGGCCAGACGGCGGCCCATCAGGCGCTTGAAGGACGCGACGGCGTTGGCGGCGTCGCTGGCCTGCGCCGCCAGCGCCTCGTGGCCGATGCGGCGGCCGCCACCCTCGGGGTAGTGCACCGCGCTGGGCAGCAGCAGCCGGCCCAGCTCGTCGGGCAGGCACTCGGGCACGCCGTGGCGCACGGCGGCCACCAGCGAGTTCGTGGTGCCCAGGTCGATGCCCACGGCGATGCGGCGCTGGTGCGGGTCCGGCGCCTGGCCGGGTTCGGAGATCTGCAGGAGGGCCATCGCGGGGCGGGGATCAGGCGGCGGCGAGCCGCTCAAGGCGCTGTGCCAGCGCCTCACGGAAACGGGTCACGAACATGAGCGCGCGCACCTGCGCGGCGGCGGCGGCCGTGTCTCCCTGCTCGTCGAGCAGCACCACCAGGCGCTGGTGCATCGCGCGCTCCTGCGCGGCCACGGCGTCGTCCAGCGCCTGTACCGCCGCTGCGTCGACCGTGTCGTCGAGCGCTTCGCGCCAGCCCATCTGCTGCTGCAGGAACTCGCGCGGCATGGCCGTGTTGCTCTCGGCCGCGATGGGCGCGCCGCGCTGCTCGCACAGGTAGGCGGCGCGGCTGAGCGGGTCCTTCAGGCGCTGCCAGGCCTCGTTCACGCGCACCGACCACTGCATGGCCACGCGCTGCGCCGCCGCGCCGTCGGCGGCAAAGCGGTCGGGGTGCGTGGCAGCCTGCAGATCGCGGCGGCGCGCGTCGAGCGCGGCGCGGTCGAGCAGCTGCCGCGGCGGCAGCCCGAAAAGGCTGAAGTCGTCGTCGGTGAGCTTCATCGCTCGGCCCCGGCTACAGCGCCTTGGCCATGAACAGCGACAGCCCATTGTCCGGGTAGCCGCCGAAAGGGCCGCGCAGCGCATAGCCGGCGCGCTCGTAGCGCTTGACGGCCTCGGTCTGGTCGCGGCCGGTCTCCAGCAGCGCCAGGCGATAGCCGTCGCGGCGCAGCTTGTCTTCCATGGCATCGAGCAGCCGCGCGCCCAGCCGGCGGCCGCGGCGCGATGGATCGACGTACATGCGCTTGACCTCGCCGTAGGCGTGGCCGCCGGTGGCGGGCTCGCCGGCCCTGCGGCGGCAGGCGGCGGTGCCGACAGCCTCCCCCTGCTCGCGCGCGACGAAGAAGCTGATGTCGGGCGCCAGCAATTCGTCGACCGAGAGGATGTGGTTGGCCTCGGGCGCGTACAGGCTGCCCAGGTAGCGGTCGAGCGCAGCGAGCAGCGCCACGACCTCGGGCTGGTCGGGGCGCTCCTCGGTGATCGTGAACGCGGGCTCCATCAGTCCATCAGACCCGGAAAGATTCGCCGCAGCCGCAGCGGTCCTTCTCGCGTGGGTTGTGGAACTTGAAGCCTTCGTTGAGCCCCTCGCGCACGAAGTCGAGCTCGGTGCCGTCGATGTAGGGCAGGCTCTTGGGGTCGATCAGCACCTTGACGCCGTGGTCCTCGAAGACGATGTCGTTCGGGGCCACCTCGTCGGCGTACTCCAGTTTGTAGGCCAGGCCCGAGCAGCCGGTGGTCTTGACGCCCAGGCGCACGCCGACACCCTTGCCCCGGCGGCCGAGGTAACGGGTGACATGCCGCGCCGCGGCCTCGGTGAGCGTGACGGCCATGGCGGGCTCAGTCCGCGGCAGCGGCAGTGGCGGCGGCGCCGTGCTTGTGCTTGTAGTCCTCGACCGCGGCCTTGATGGCGTCCTCGGCCAGGATGGAGCAGTGGATCTTCACCGGCGGCAGCGCCAGTTCCTCGGCGATCTGCGTGTTCTTGATCGTCAGCGCCTCGTCCAGGCTTCTGCCCTTGACCCACTCGGTGACGAGCGAGCTGCTGGCGATGGCCGAGCCGCAGCCGTAGGTCTTGAAGCGCGCGTCCTCGATCAGCCCGGTGGCGGGGTTGACCTTGATCTGCAGCTTCATCACGTCGCCGCAGGCCGGCGCTCCGACCATGCCGGTGCCGACGTCGGCATCGCCCTTGTCGAAGCTGCCGACGTTGCGCGGGTTCTCGTAGTGCTCGACGACCTTGTCGCTGTAAGCCATGTTCCGGTACTCCTGGTGACGTCGCGGCCG
The genomic region above belongs to Ideonella sp. WA131b and contains:
- the pnp gene encoding polyribonucleotide nucleotidyltransferase, whose product is MSLFNKVTKTFQWGQHTVTLETGEIARQSTGAVLVSMDDTVVLATVVAKSEAKAGQDFFPLTVDYIEKTYAAGKIPGSFFKREGRPSELETLTSRLIDRPIRPLFPDGFFNEVQVVVHVLSLNPEVQADIAAMIGTSAALAISGIPFNGPIGAARVGYINGEYVLNPGQTQLADSKMDLVVAGTEAAVLMVESEADQLSEEVMLGAVVFGHDQGKIAINAINELVRDAGKPEWQWQAPAKNEPFIAKVSELAEGPLRAAYQIRSKQARTQACREVTSNVFAALKAEGIEFDKVEVEGLLFNIESAIVRGQILAGEPRIDGRDTRTVRQIEIRTSVLPRTHGSALFTRGETQALVAATLGTERDAQRIDALAGDFEDRFMLHYNMPPFATGETGRVGSPKRREIGHGRLAKRALVAVLPSKEEFPYTLRVVSEITESNGSSSMASVCGGCLSLMDAGVPLKAHVAGIAMGLIKEGNRFAVLTDILGDEDHLGDMDFKVAGTNGGITALQMDIKIQGITKEIMQVALAQAKEARLHILSKMVEAVGGAKEEVSKFAPRLYTMKINPEKIRDVIGKGGATIRALTEETGCTIDIGEDGTITIASTEAEKAEYAKKRIAEITAEAEIGKVYEGPVTKILDFGALVNILPGKDGLLHISQIAHQRVEKVEDFLKEGQVVQVKVLETDEKGRIKLSMKSLLERPEGMPEEAPRERFSRDRDDRPRRDREDRPRRERSDRDDRPRRDAAPAEGGQGGPGDAPAADAAPAAEPPKQPE
- the rpsO gene encoding 30S ribosomal protein S15, which produces MPLTTTATADIVKVHARGASDTGSPEVQVALLTARINELTPHFKQHLKDHHGRRGLLKMVNQRKRLLSYLKDKDADRYTALIAKLGLRK
- a CDS encoding pyridoxal phosphate-dependent aminotransferase, translated to MRAAIEQLPASLIREVANAGLGRTDVLPFWFGESDEVTPEPIRAAAAESLARGETFYSHNLGLPELREAIAAYATALHRPVAASRIAVTSAGVNALMLAMQMLLGAGDEVVAVVPVWPNLTAQPAILGARVTRVALAPDDQGAWRLDLPALLARVTPATRVLLVNAPNNPTGWTLGAAEQQAMIEHCRRTGTWIVADEVYERLVFDVPAGGAAPSFLDLAGPDDRVVVVHSFSKSFLMTGWRLGWLVLPEAAMPAMGRLLEFNSSCAPVFVQRGGLAALAMAHTLVPRVVAHLRLCRDRLVGGLQVLPGVRVAAAPGGLYAFFRAEGHPLAGDSLALARHLVTAHGLGLAPGAAFGPEGEGWLRWCFASRDPDRLDDGLARLQAALVP
- a CDS encoding Hsp20/alpha crystallin family protein, encoding MFIVPSSRDTRHLSRLFDDAFDRFFGQVAMPAPEGMASRSPALDVAESDRGYTVKLEMPGVAREDVKVSIDGRQVTVQAQNPQQEARKDGERVVYRERSVPSYARTFALPVEIDQAEAGAKLEHGVLTLYCPKRGARHGAEITVS
- the tsaD gene encoding tRNA (adenosine(37)-N6)-threonylcarbamoyltransferase complex transferase subunit TsaD; this translates as MKVLGIESSCDETGVALVETPAGPGQPPRLLAEALHTQAAMHADYGGVVPELASRDHIRRVLPLLERVLADAGAARSDIGLVAYTRGPGLAGALLVGAGVAVALATALGRPALGVHHLEGHLLSPFLASPAPAFPFVALLVSGGHTQLMHVAGVGRYGLLGETIDDAAGEAFDKSAKLLGLGYPGGPALARLAEQGDAAAFKLPRPLLHSGDLDFSFAGLKTAVLTQHRKLGAEPGGQALADLAAATQEAIVDVLVAKSLRALETTGATTLVVAGGVGANRRLRQRLDTAVARRGAAVHYPPLALCTDNGAMIALAAALRLQHGLALLQTDGAFDVRPRWPLAELSITTP
- the fdx gene encoding ISC system 2Fe-2S type ferredoxin, which gives rise to MPVIRILPHPELAPQGTTIEAPAGTSLCEAMLEHGVEIEHACEMSCACTTCHVIVKEGFDSLGEMDESEEDLLDRAWGLTPTSRLSCQAILSQRDVTIEIPRYTINHAREKH
- the hscA gene encoding Fe-S protein assembly chaperone HscA — its product is MALLQISEPGQAPDPHQRRIAVGIDLGTTNSLVAAVRHGVPECLPDELGRLLLPSAVHYPEGGGRRIGHEALAAQASDAANAVASFKRLMGRRLADVTTPDRLPYALVDQPGMVAVATRAGSKTPVELSAEILATLRQRAEDSFDSELHGAVITVPAYFDDAQRQATKDAAELAGLNVLRLISEPTAAAVAYGLDHGSEGLYAVYDLGGGTFDISLLRLTRGVFEVVATGGDAALGGDDIDHTLADWALTQADVDAATLGAQDRRNALIAARATKEALSTAACAEWQARVAGRDARVAVSRAQLDAVAAPLVERTLTAVRKVLRDARVAADEVQGVVMVGGSTRMPLVRERVSAQFGRPVLTDVNPDEVVALGAAIQANALAGNARDGELLLLDVIALSLGLETMGGLVERVIERNSTIPVAKAQDFTTFKDGLTAMAIHVVQGERELVADCRSLARFELRGIPPMAAGAARIRVTFQVDADGLLSVSARELGSGVEASVAVKPSYGLADEQIAQMLRDGFSHAEDDMAARKLREARVEAERMVLATRAALVADAALLDAAERQAIESLLQAAQAQARGADADAIDAAVEALAEGTEGFAAARMNEGIRRALAGRSLDQI
- the hscB gene encoding Fe-S protein assembly co-chaperone HscB, translating into MKLTDDDFSLFGLPPRQLLDRAALDARRRDLQAATHPDRFAADGAAAQRVAMQWSVRVNEAWQRLKDPLSRAAYLCEQRGAPIAAESNTAMPREFLQQQMGWREALDDTVDAAAVQALDDAVAAQERAMHQRLVVLLDEQGDTAAAAAQVRALMFVTRFREALAQRLERLAAA
- a CDS encoding GNAT family N-acetyltransferase codes for the protein MEPAFTITEERPDQPEVVALLAALDRYLGSLYAPEANHILSVDELLAPDISFFVAREQGEAVGTAACRRRAGEPATGGHAYGEVKRMYVDPSRRGRRLGARLLDAMEDKLRRDGYRLALLETGRDQTEAVKRYERAGYALRGPFGGYPDNGLSLFMAKAL
- the iscA gene encoding iron-sulfur cluster assembly protein IscA — encoded protein: MAVTLTEAAARHVTRYLGRRGKGVGVRLGVKTTGCSGLAYKLEYADEVAPNDIVFEDHGVKVLIDPKSLPYIDGTELDFVREGLNEGFKFHNPREKDRCGCGESFRV
- the iscU gene encoding Fe-S cluster assembly scaffold IscU, whose product is MAYSDKVVEHYENPRNVGSFDKGDADVGTGMVGAPACGDVMKLQIKVNPATGLIEDARFKTYGCGSAIASSSLVTEWVKGRSLDEALTIKNTQIAEELALPPVKIHCSILAEDAIKAAVEDYKHKHGAAATAAAAD